A DNA window from Oculatellaceae cyanobacterium contains the following coding sequences:
- a CDS encoding XisH family protein, which translates to MPAKDIYHDCVKNALIKDGWIITHDPLSLKWGKKDMYVDLGAEQLLAAQRAEQKIAVEIKSFTGLSEMSDLEKAIGQYIVYHDVLAQVESERKLYLAVSEEVATGLFEEPIGELLLRNNRVRLIVFDPLTEAIVKWIP; encoded by the coding sequence ATGCCAGCCAAAGACATTTATCATGACTGTGTAAAAAATGCTCTCATCAAAGATGGTTGGATAATTACCCATGACCCGCTCAGTTTAAAATGGGGTAAGAAAGATATGTACGTTGACTTAGGAGCAGAGCAACTCCTAGCTGCCCAGAGAGCCGAACAAAAAATCGCTGTCGAAATTAAAAGTTTTACTGGTCTATCTGAAATGAGCGATCTAGAGAAGGCGATTGGTCAATATATTGTATATCACGACGTTCTAGCCCAAGTTGAATCCGAGCGAAAACTTTATTTAGCAGTATCGGAAGAAGTTGCGACAGGACTATTTGAAGAACCTATTGGTGAGCTTTTATTAAGAAACAATCGTGTTCGTCTTATAGTTTTCGATCCCTTAACGGAGGCTATTGTTAAATGGATACCCTAG
- a CDS encoding XisI protein has product MDTLDEARQIIQTIISEYEKIPYAYGEIERHSVFDSDRDRYLLMIVGWEGVRQVHGCIIHVEIIDGKIWIHRDGTEDGIASELLKAGITKERIVLGFKSPQIRKHTGFAVA; this is encoded by the coding sequence ATGGATACCCTAGACGAAGCTCGGCAGATTATTCAAACAATTATATCTGAGTACGAGAAAATTCCTTATGCTTATGGAGAGATTGAACGTCATAGTGTGTTTGATAGCGATCGCGATCGCTATCTATTAATGATAGTTGGATGGGAGGGCGTGCGCCAAGTTCACGGCTGTATCATTCATGTTGAGATTATCGACGGCAAAATCTGGATTCATCGAGATGGCACAGAAGATGGCATTGCTAGCGAACTCCTCAAGGCAGGTATTACCAAAGAGCGCATTGTTTTAGGTTTCAAATCACCTCAAATTAGGAAGCATACAGGGTTTGCCGTCGCCTAA
- a CDS encoding CHAT domain-containing protein, with product MRSPKIGLTAFMTLLVSISAPFAIVPVPFGISEAIAFEPPLPPPPSPYLPCPIPRPFPVFLKLELPTDNQQQLNQNPAANLAASGRFIDYIAEEVQLKGHSASVSSASYSPDGKLIVTAGTDGTARVWDTSGKQLVELKGHTASVRSASFSPDGTLIVTASFDGTARVWDLSGNQLVELKGHRGNVYSASFSPDGKRIVTAGADKTVRLWDTSGKQLLEIKGHSGSVNSASFSPDATLIVTASADSTARVWDLSGKQLAQLNGHTDTVWSASFSPDGKRIVTASDDKTARVWETSGKQILELSGHQYSVVDAKFSFNGQYIVTASVDKTAVVWNSSGKEIKKLQGHSYGINSVNFSLDSRYILTASSDNTAGIWNLSHTLLKELNGHTDTVRSASFSLDGQRIVTTSDNETAKVWDLNGQLLATLEHQGYVNRASFSPDSKRIVTVSYYTAQVWDLNGKLIATLQHQGEVTSVSVSLDSKRIVTASITASNDNTAQVWDLNGKLIATLQHQSLVKSASFSPDSKRIVTASNDQTAKVWDLNGQLLATLQHPGQLIPTLSNQEKVNRASFSPNGQRIVTLGGDTTKVWDLNGELLATLQHQSLVNSASFSPDSKRIVTASNDGLLRIWNVSEPQFLAQLGQRNFLPEKVEQRLDSDNLIIIDLSSGSFSPDSKSIVIAYDDDTAKVWDLNGKLLATLQHQGSVESASFSPDGQRIVTASWDKTAKVWDSSGQLIVTLQHDSWVERASFSPDGQRIVTASNDNTAKVWDLNGKLLATLQYQSHIGSDSVSFSPDGQRIVTASTDNTAKVWDLNGKLLATLQHQGSVESASFSPNGQRIVTASYNDTAKVWDSAKVWDLNGKLLATLQDEYGADNASFSPDGQRIVTAPASDLGGRAKVWDLNGKLLATLHYGSSASFSPDGQRIVTASYGDTAEVWDLNGQLLTTLQHYGKVRSASFSPDGQLIVTASDDGTVKAWDTSGQLLATLQHQSLVKSASFSPDGQRIVTASTDGKAKVWDTSGQLLATLQHQSLVKSASFSPDGQRIVTASEDNTAKVWDTSGQLLATLQHQSLVKSASFSPDSKRIVTASEDNTAKVWDTSGQLLATLQHRGSLNSASFSLDSKRIVTASEDNTAKVWDTSGQLLATLQHQNWVKSASFSPDGQRIVTALWGITTASEDNTAKVWDTSGQLLATLQHQGSVESASFSPDGQLIVTTSFDDTAKVWGTSGKLLATLQHRGSLNSASFSLDSKRIVTASEDNTAKVWDTSGQLLVVLSGHQKVLNSASFSPDGQLIVTASDDGTAKVWNLSGKVLAELLVNNVAIADSPKTEADKLRDLEFSAPNFQAALIPWNRALEIYRQLKDRENEGRVLQKLGNAYYSLGDYVKAINSYDQALTIAKELNDSESQASYLSSLGNIYYTLAEYSTASNKYDQALKILQNQEDSLFQNQQYSLTLAAIWLGLGNVENAQGEYKKAIENYEKALAIYTNRSNGDGLARVQLLLASAYNSSRDSNKALQNYKEALDLFKSQNNLLGQGEANGGLGNIYLAWGDSANAIKYQQEYLRIARQLENKEAEGDALNNLGNALRQNGNLQESEKTLTDAIQVWESIREKLDDAQKISIFEKQSRTYRLLQQVLIAQNKIESALEIAERGRARAFVELLSKRTNSNAKEQSNPPPLNITQIKQVAQNQNSTLVEYSIIYDEALTANQQKPKQSELYIWVIKPSGEVTFEKVDLTPTLQKDNITIADLVDASRIHIGVKKRGIFDVSSNNIAPPERLKNIDPSESFKKLYELLIDNIADQLPKDPKSHVTFIPQSELFLLPFAALQDQQGKYLIEKHTILTAPAIAVLNLTHQKRPQVSGKGALVVGNPVMPSVPPKIGEPPQQLEPLPGAEKEAEAIAPLLKTQPLIGKNATKANVMQQMPTARIIHLATHGLLDDYTRSGVPGAIALAPDTSLSPQNQQEQQSDNGLLTASEILQLKLNSELVVLSACDTAVGKITGDGVIGLSRSLITAGVPSVIVSLWSIPDAPTAGLMTEFYQNLQTNPDKANALREAMLTTMKKHPKPVNWAAFTLIGEAK from the coding sequence ATGCGTTCCCCAAAAATCGGTTTAACGGCGTTCATGACGCTGCTGGTTAGTATTTCAGCACCTTTTGCGATCGTTCCAGTACCTTTTGGGATTTCAGAAGCGATCGCCTTTGAGCCGCCGCTGCCGCCGCCACCGTCGCCGTATCTTCCTTGTCCCATCCCACGTCCATTTCCTGTTTTCCTTAAATTGGAATTACCGACTGACAATCAGCAGCAATTGAATCAAAATCCTGCGGCTAACTTGGCGGCATCAGGTCGTTTTATTGATTACATCGCCGAGGAAGTTCAACTTAAAGGACATTCAGCCAGTGTCAGCAGCGCTAGTTATAGTCCAGATGGAAAGCTGATTGTTACGGCTGGGACAGACGGCACGGCGCGGGTGTGGGATACTTCTGGGAAGCAGTTAGTAGAACTAAAGGGACATACGGCGAGTGTTAGGAGTGCGAGTTTTAGTCCCGATGGTACGTTGATTGTTACTGCATCCTTTGATGGTACTGCCCGTGTGTGGGATTTGTCAGGAAATCAGTTAGTGGAATTAAAGGGACATCGGGGTAATGTTTATAGTGCCAGTTTTAGTCCTGATGGAAAGAGAATTGTCACTGCTGGCGCTGACAAAACTGTGCGCCTCTGGGATACTTCAGGTAAGCAACTTTTAGAAATCAAGGGACATTCTGGCAGTGTCAACAGTGCCAGTTTTAGTCCTGATGCTACGTTGATTGTTACTGCATCTGCTGACTCTACTGCGCGAGTGTGGGATTTGTCGGGTAAGCAGTTAGCCCAACTCAACGGGCATACCGATACGGTCTGGAGTGCGAGTTTTAGTCCTGATGGTAAGCGGATTGTGACGGCATCGGATGATAAAACTGCTCGTGTCTGGGAGACTTCAGGTAAGCAGATTCTAGAATTATCAGGGCATCAATACAGCGTTGTGGATGCCAAGTTTAGTTTTAATGGACAATATATAGTTACTGCTTCAGTAGATAAGACCGCTGTGGTGTGGAATAGTTCGGGCAAGGAGATCAAAAAATTGCAAGGGCATTCTTACGGTATTAACAGCGTTAATTTTAGTCTTGATAGTCGTTACATTTTAACGGCATCATCTGACAACACAGCGGGAATTTGGAATTTGTCCCATACATTGCTAAAAGAACTCAATGGGCATACTGATACTGTTCGGAGTGCCAGTTTTAGCTTAGATGGGCAGCGAATCGTCACTACCTCTGATAATGAGACTGCTAAGGTGTGGGATCTCAACGGTCAGCTTCTTGCCACTCTAGAACATCAGGGTTATGTCAACCGTGCTAGTTTTAGTCCAGACTCTAAACGCATTGTTACTGTATCTTACTATACCGCCCAAGTGTGGGATCTCAACGGTAAGCTGATTGCCACTCTACAACATCAAGGCGAGGTCACAAGTGTCAGTGTTAGCCTGGACTCTAAGCGCATTGTTACCGCATCAATTACCGCATCAAATGACAATACTGCTCAAGTGTGGGATCTCAACGGTAAGCTGATTGCCACTCTACAACATCAGAGCTTGGTCAAAAGTGCCAGTTTTAGTCCAGACTCTAAACGCATTGTCACCGCATCAAATGACCAGACCGCTAAGGTGTGGGATCTCAACGGTCAGCTTCTTGCTACTCTACAACATCCCGGTCAACTGATTCCCACTCTATCAAATCAGGAGAAGGTCAACCGTGCCAGTTTTAGCCCAAACGGACAGCGCATCGTCACTTTAGGGGGTGATACCACCAAGGTGTGGGATCTCAACGGTGAGCTTCTTGCCACTCTACAACATCAGAGCTTGGTCAATAGTGCCAGTTTTAGTCCAGACTCTAAACGCATTGTCACCGCATCTAATGACGGTCTTCTCAGAATATGGAATGTGAGCGAGCCACAGTTTTTAGCACAATTAGGTCAACGCAATTTCTTGCCTGAAAAAGTAGAGCAACGGTTAGACTCGGACAATCTAATTATAATTGATTTGAGCAGCGGCAGTTTTAGCCCAGACTCTAAAAGCATTGTCATTGCATATGATGACGATACCGCCAAGGTGTGGGATCTCAACGGTAAGCTTCTTGCCACTCTTCAACATCAAGGCAGTGTCGAAAGTGCTAGTTTTAGCCCAGATGGACAGCGCATTGTCACCGCATCATGGGATAAAACCGCCAAGGTGTGGGATAGTTCTGGTCAACTGATTGTCACTCTTCAACATGATTCCTGGGTGGAACGTGCGAGTTTTAGCCCAGATGGACAGCGCATTGTTACCGCATCAAATGACAATACAGCTAAGGTGTGGGATCTCAACGGTAAGCTTCTTGCTACTCTACAATATCAGAGTCATATTGGCAGTGACAGTGTCAGTTTTAGCCCAGATGGACAGCGCATTGTCACCGCATCTACTGACAATACCGCCAAGGTGTGGGATCTCAACGGTAAGCTTCTTGCTACTCTACAACATCAAGGCAGTGTCGAAAGTGCTAGTTTTAGCCCAAACGGACAGCGCATCGTCACCGCATCGTATAACGATACTGCAAAGGTGTGGGATAGTGCCAAGGTGTGGGATCTCAACGGTAAGCTTCTTGCTACTCTACAAGATGAATACGGTGCCGACAATGCCAGTTTTAGCCCAGATGGACAGCGCATTGTCACCGCACCCGCATCGGATTTGGGCGGTAGAGCTAAGGTGTGGGATCTCAACGGTAAGCTTCTTGCCACTCTTCATTATGGAAGCAGTGCCAGTTTTAGCCCAGATGGACAGCGCATTGTCACCGCATCGTATGGCGATACCGCCGAGGTGTGGGATCTCAACGGTCAGCTTCTTACCACTCTTCAACATTATGGAAAAGTCCGGAGTGCTAGTTTCAGCCCAGATGGACAACTCATTGTCACCGCATCAGATGATGGTACAGTTAAGGCGTGGGATACTTCTGGTCAACTTCTTGCCACTCTTCAACATCAGAGCTTGGTAAAAAGTGCCAGTTTTAGCCCAGATGGACAGCGCATTGTCACAGCATCTACTGACGGTAAAGCTAAGGTGTGGGATACTTCTGGTCAGCTTCTTGCCACTCTTCAACATCAGAGCTTGGTAAAAAGTGCCAGTTTCAGCCCAGATGGACAGCGCATTGTTACCGCATCTGAGGACAATACAGCTAAGGTGTGGGATACTTCTGGTCAGCTTCTTGCCACTCTTCAACATCAGAGCTTGGTAAAAAGTGCCAGTTTTAGTCCAGACTCTAAACGCATTGTCACCGCATCTGAGGACAATACAGCTAAGGTGTGGGATACTTCTGGTCAGCTTCTTGCCACTCTTCAACATCGAGGCAGTCTCAACAGTGCTAGTTTTAGCCTGGATTCTAAGCGCATTGTTACCGCATCTGAGGACAATACAGCTAAGGTGTGGGATACTTCTGGTCAGCTTCTTGCCACTCTTCAACATCAGAACTGGGTAAAAAGTGCCAGTTTTAGCCCAGATGGACAACGCATTGTTACCGCATTATGGGGTATCACTACGGCATCTGAGGATAATACAGCTAAGGTGTGGGATACTTCTGGTCAGCTTCTTGCCACTCTTCAACATCAAGGCAGTGTCGAAAGTGCCAGTTTTAGCCCAGATGGACAACTCATCGTCACGACATCATTTGACGATACAGCTAAGGTGTGGGGTACTTCCGGTAAACTTCTTGCCACTCTTCAACATCGAGGCAGTCTCAACAGTGCTAGTTTTAGCCTGGATTCTAAGCGCATTGTTACCGCATCTGAGGACAATACAGCTAAGGTGTGGGATACTTCTGGTCAGCTACTCGTCGTTCTCAGCGGACATCAGAAGGTTCTCAACAGTGCCAGTTTCAGCCCAGATGGACAACTCATTGTCACCGCATCAGATGATGGTACTGCCAAAGTGTGGAATTTGTCTGGCAAAGTATTAGCTGAATTACTGGTTAATAATGTTGCCATTGCTGATTCTCCCAAAACCGAGGCAGATAAACTACGAGATTTAGAATTTTCTGCACCCAATTTTCAGGCAGCATTAATACCTTGGAATCGGGCATTAGAAATTTATCGCCAACTGAAAGACCGCGAAAATGAAGGTAGAGTTTTACAGAAGCTGGGGAATGCTTATTATTCGCTAGGTGATTACGTTAAAGCCATTAATTCTTATGACCAAGCATTAACTATTGCCAAAGAATTAAACGATTCCGAATCTCAGGCAAGTTACCTATCTTCCTTGGGAAATATTTATTATACGTTAGCTGAATATTCCACAGCCAGTAATAAATACGACCAAGCTTTAAAAATTCTCCAAAATCAAGAAGATTCTCTCTTCCAAAATCAACAATATTCTCTCACCCTGGCAGCAATCTGGCTAGGTTTAGGAAATGTTGAAAATGCTCAGGGGGAATACAAAAAGGCAATTGAAAATTACGAAAAAGCATTAGCCATCTACACAAACCGGTCAAATGGCGATGGTCTTGCCAGGGTTCAACTCTTATTAGCAAGTGCTTACAATTCTTCACGGGACTCTAACAAAGCATTGCAAAATTACAAAGAAGCTTTAGATTTATTCAAGTCTCAGAATAATTTATTAGGTCAAGGAGAAGCTAATGGAGGACTGGGAAATATTTATCTGGCTTGGGGTGACTCTGCTAATGCTATTAAATATCAACAAGAGTATCTACGAATAGCCCGACAGCTAGAAAACAAAGAAGCCGAAGGGGATGCCCTGAATAATCTCGGTAATGCTCTGCGTCAAAATGGCAATCTTCAAGAATCAGAGAAAACCTTAACAGATGCCATTCAAGTTTGGGAATCCATTCGCGAAAAATTAGATGATGCCCAAAAAATCTCAATATTTGAAAAGCAATCTCGGACATATCGCCTATTACAACAAGTTTTAATTGCTCAAAATAAAATTGAATCAGCCTTAGAAATAGCCGAACGTGGACGAGCTAGAGCGTTTGTGGAATTACTGAGTAAACGCACCAACTCTAACGCCAAAGAACAATCTAACCCACCACCTCTCAATATCACCCAAATTAAACAAGTTGCCCAAAATCAAAACTCAACATTAGTTGAATACTCAATAATTTATGATGAGGCTCTCACAGCCAATCAACAAAAACCCAAACAATCAGAACTGTATATTTGGGTAATCAAGCCAAGCGGTGAAGTGACGTTTGAAAAGGTTGATTTAACACCGACATTGCAGAAAGATAATATTACCATTGCCGATTTAGTTGACGCAAGTCGTATACACATAGGCGTGAAAAAACGTGGTATCTTTGACGTAAGTTCTAATAATATTGCCCCTCCAGAAAGGTTAAAGAATATTGACCCCTCAGAAAGCTTTAAGAAACTCTATGAATTGCTAATTGACAATATCGCAGATCAACTACCGAAAGATCCCAAATCTCATGTAACATTCATTCCGCAAAGTGAATTATTTCTGCTTCCCTTCGCCGCATTGCAAGATCAACAAGGGAAATATCTGATCGAAAAACATACAATTTTGACTGCACCTGCGATCGCCGTATTAAATCTCACCCACCAAAAACGCCCTCAAGTATCAGGCAAAGGTGCATTAGTAGTGGGAAATCCCGTTATGCCTAGTGTACCCCCAAAAATAGGAGAACCACCGCAACAACTAGAGCCATTACCAGGAGCGGAGAAAGAAGCAGAAGCGATCGCACCCTTACTAAAAACCCAACCCTTAATTGGAAAAAACGCCACCAAAGCGAATGTAATGCAACAAATGCCTACTGCCCGCATCATACATTTAGCAACACACGGGTTATTGGATGATTATACGCGCTCAGGAGTACCAGGTGCGATCGCCCTAGCGCCTGACACATCTTTATCCCCACAGAATCAACAGGAACAACAAAGTGATAATGGTTTACTTACCGCCAGTGAAATACTACAATTAAAACTCAATAGTGAATTAGTTGTTTTAAGTGCTTGTGATACAGCAGTAGGAAAAATCACAGGCGATGGCGTAATTGGGTTATCACGTTCTTTAATTACTGCTGGTGTACCGAGTGTAATAGTTTCCCTGTGGTCAATACCAGATGCACCAACGGCTGGTTTAATGACAGAATTTTATCAAAATCTGCAAACAAATCCTGATAAAGCTAACGCCTTACGTGAAGCGATGCTGACGACGATGAAAAAGCATCCTAAACCAGTTAACTGGGCAGCTTTTACCTTAATTGGTGAAGCTAAATAA
- a CDS encoding S8 family serine peptidase, whose translation MIKRILSGLALTSCLYLAADASLQFPTAANATTSGKSAIAQSPANDQLFYTYFGKRIPLNLRQDTFVVQKTQQTTRGGTRGGTRGGITSDDGESATSDRPFFEEVQQVLQKRTRGENDNFAELAQVKPLGENYAVVTLSNANPDIKARAEQKIALSPAVAATLPALSRQGRKEIIALPNEIIVSFQGNLSENQIQDLLKQRNLEIVRKIPFTKSRYVVRALSASGTEVLNTANQLIQVTGVKSATPNFIQSLPERVTTSGKMTANSSPKPDEFNQIVNNIAKLPSPSSSTFKTALLPLQWHLNSSALSEYLNKDVKKTTCLPNEVDANCNSSARTDIRALEAWQQSQGGRGVVVAVIDSTIQWDHPDLKDHLYTAKNLADQCPGEVHGWDFALMSTKTSNDEGDCPGDPNTRLNTREIKVLAPMFRDTFNLADGELIKKYKSETDKVKYYGCTSSCTQAEIAQGVRELIRDRITGKFHGTWVSGVIAARSSNGNGLLGVAPNAKILPVRTTGINNEFTAESIVASIGYAVARGADVINMSFGGSMPVQEVADLISEVLADNPQLVIVAAAGNSGDTSSWDVNFPAAMPGVVAVGATNLAGQRTAYSSFGETLGVVAPGGDLGSPAKIGGILTTGGTWLQQFWQGAIPKASWASTLDKKGAYMWVQGTSFSAPVVSGVFALMKGEDPQRRLSREQLIDILKKTASYQGLVVSNSDRDLYQGLRDQNLFTTNLSAEKLFFGNGLVNAEAAVQAVKQVASR comes from the coding sequence ATGATTAAACGTATTCTTTCCGGTCTTGCTTTAACAAGTTGCTTGTACCTAGCAGCAGACGCTTCCTTGCAATTTCCCACAGCTGCCAACGCAACTACATCTGGGAAAAGCGCGATCGCACAGTCCCCAGCCAACGATCAACTGTTTTACACTTACTTTGGTAAACGTATACCTTTAAATCTGCGACAAGATACTTTTGTTGTTCAAAAAACACAACAAACCACCAGAGGTGGTACTAGAGGAGGTACCAGAGGTGGGATAACCAGTGATGATGGAGAATCAGCAACAAGCGATCGCCCTTTCTTTGAGGAAGTACAACAAGTTTTGCAAAAAAGGACTCGCGGTGAAAACGATAATTTCGCTGAATTAGCTCAAGTTAAGCCTTTAGGTGAAAACTATGCTGTAGTAACTTTATCTAATGCGAATCCAGATATTAAGGCTAGAGCAGAGCAAAAAATTGCACTTTCTCCTGCTGTTGCTGCTACACTGCCAGCATTAAGCCGTCAGGGTCGCAAAGAAATTATTGCCTTACCTAATGAAATTATAGTGAGTTTTCAGGGCAATTTATCGGAAAATCAAATACAAGATCTCCTCAAACAACGGAATTTAGAAATTGTTCGCAAAATCCCCTTTACCAAATCTCGCTATGTTGTCCGCGCTTTATCTGCGTCAGGGACAGAAGTATTAAATACGGCTAATCAATTAATTCAAGTTACAGGTGTAAAATCGGCTACACCTAATTTTATTCAATCCCTTCCTGAGCGGGTCACAACATCAGGAAAGATGACTGCTAATAGTTCCCCCAAGCCTGACGAATTTAATCAGATTGTTAATAATATCGCCAAGCTACCGTCACCGAGTTCTAGCACTTTTAAAACAGCTTTATTACCGTTACAATGGCATCTCAATAGTAGTGCTTTATCCGAGTATTTGAATAAGGATGTTAAGAAAACAACTTGTTTACCAAATGAGGTAGATGCTAATTGTAACTCCTCTGCACGTACAGATATTCGTGCTTTAGAAGCTTGGCAACAAAGTCAGGGGGGACGTGGGGTAGTTGTTGCTGTAATTGATAGTACAATTCAGTGGGATCATCCTGACTTAAAAGATCATCTTTACACTGCTAAAAATCTTGCGGATCAATGTCCAGGGGAAGTTCACGGCTGGGATTTCGCGTTAATGTCTACAAAAACTTCTAATGACGAAGGTGATTGCCCAGGAGATCCAAATACTCGACTAAACACCAGAGAAATTAAGGTGTTAGCACCGATGTTTCGAGATACTTTCAATTTAGCAGATGGGGAGTTAATTAAAAAGTATAAATCGGAGACAGATAAGGTCAAGTATTATGGCTGTACTTCTAGTTGTACACAAGCAGAAATAGCTCAGGGAGTACGGGAATTAATTCGCGATCGCATTACTGGTAAGTTTCATGGCACTTGGGTTTCTGGAGTAATTGCTGCTCGTTCATCTAATGGTAACGGTTTGCTCGGTGTTGCTCCTAATGCGAAAATTTTACCTGTAAGAACTACAGGAATTAATAACGAATTTACTGCTGAATCTATTGTGGCTTCCATTGGTTACGCGGTAGCACGAGGTGCGGATGTAATTAACATGAGTTTCGGCGGTTCTATGCCAGTTCAAGAAGTAGCAGATCTCATTTCTGAAGTGTTAGCTGATAATCCGCAATTAGTGATAGTGGCGGCTGCTGGTAACAGTGGTGATACTTCCTCCTGGGATGTGAATTTTCCGGCTGCTATGCCAGGAGTGGTTGCAGTTGGAGCAACAAATTTAGCGGGTCAGCGTACTGCTTATAGTAGCTTTGGTGAAACTTTAGGTGTAGTAGCTCCAGGTGGAGATTTAGGTTCTCCAGCTAAGATTGGTGGAATTTTAACTACAGGTGGAACTTGGTTACAGCAATTTTGGCAAGGAGCAATACCGAAAGCAAGTTGGGCAAGTACCTTAGATAAAAAAGGTGCGTATATGTGGGTGCAGGGTACTTCTTTTTCTGCTCCGGTTGTATCAGGCGTGTTTGCTTTGATGAAAGGAGAAGATCCACAGCGCCGTTTAAGCCGCGAACAGTTGATTGATATTCTCAAGAAAACGGCTAGTTATCAAGGGTTAGTTGTATCAAATAGCGATCGCGATTTATATCAAGGGTTGCGCGACCAAAATCTTTTTACTACTAATCTCTCAGCAGAAAAACTATTTTTTGGTAATGGTTTGGTAAATGCAGAGGCGGCTGTACAAGCTGTTAAGCAAGTCGCATCGCGTTAA
- a CDS encoding tetratricopeptide repeat protein — protein sequence MRTPKILALLLTLSLVTTPHIAVAQTFDQSIEQGTAAMEAEKYSEAETAWRQAIKLDPKYLPAYIGLGTALEQQNRYTEAIAVYRQALKIDPKYAPAYFYLGIALYNTEEYKQAETAYNQSLQLGYKYAQVYNRLGDALYAQEQLEKAIAAYRQAIKIDSKYAPAYVGLGNALDDLKRSDEALAAYRQAIKIDPEYAYAYYHFGIALSNAEKYNEAEDAYRQAIKLGYEYAPVYNQLGKVLYYQDKLEDAETAYNQAIKLDSKYAPAYVGLGNIEYDQNKLDSAIANYRQAIKLDNKYSLAYYFLGLALHQQDKMSEAIANYRQAIQLGLKYASVYTALGLALHQQGNLAEAIKNYQQALAIDPNYEKAQSALKEAQQQLSSN from the coding sequence ATGCGAACTCCCAAAATATTAGCTTTGTTACTAACATTATCTCTGGTAACAACTCCACATATAGCAGTTGCTCAAACTTTCGATCAGTCAATTGAACAAGGTACTGCTGCAATGGAGGCGGAAAAATATTCCGAAGCTGAAACTGCTTGGCGACAAGCTATCAAACTCGACCCTAAGTATCTTCCTGCGTATATTGGTTTAGGAACCGCTTTAGAGCAACAAAACCGTTACACCGAAGCAATAGCTGTTTACCGCCAAGCACTCAAAATTGACCCCAAGTATGCACCTGCTTACTTTTATTTAGGCATTGCCTTGTATAACACTGAGGAATATAAACAAGCTGAAACAGCTTATAATCAATCTTTGCAACTTGGTTATAAATATGCTCAAGTTTATAACAGATTAGGCGATGCGCTCTATGCTCAAGAGCAACTAGAAAAAGCGATCGCAGCTTATCGTCAAGCTATCAAAATTGATTCTAAATATGCCCCTGCTTACGTTGGTTTAGGCAATGCTTTGGACGATCTCAAGCGTTCAGATGAAGCTCTTGCAGCTTATCGTCAAGCAATTAAAATCGATCCTGAATATGCTTATGCCTATTACCATTTCGGTATAGCGTTATCTAACGCCGAGAAATATAACGAAGCTGAAGACGCATATCGCCAAGCCATCAAACTTGGTTATGAATATGCACCCGTTTACAATCAACTTGGTAAAGTATTGTATTATCAAGATAAGCTGGAAGATGCTGAAACAGCTTACAACCAAGCAATTAAACTCGATTCTAAATACGCGCCAGCTTATGTGGGTTTAGGAAATATCGAATATGACCAAAACAAATTAGATAGTGCGATCGCAAATTATCGTCAAGCAATTAAACTTGACAATAAATATTCTTTAGCTTATTACTTTTTAGGATTAGCATTGCATCAGCAAGATAAAATGTCAGAAGCGATCGCGAATTATCGTCAAGCTATTCAACTTGGTTTAAAATACGCTTCTGTTTATACAGCTTTAGGGTTAGCATTGCATCAACAAGGCAATTTAGCAGAAGCTATTAAAAATTATCAACAAGCATTAGCGATCGATCCTAACTACGAAAAAGCTCAATCAGCACTCAAAGAAGCTCAACAACAGTTAAGTTCAAATTGA